AAACTGGAGGAGAACATAGGTTTCCTTTCCGTCTACCTTTGATAGGCCATGCCACTTAAAAGCGCAATAGCATCGACTCCAGAATCTGTGGAGACTGGGAGTAAGCGAAAGGATATTAAAATCCCTATCTGAAGTTCCAAGGCCTGCGAAGAGAGGCTCCCTCGCTGCGGCTCTCTCCACTCCCCGCCCAAGGCCAAAGCACGTCGCAATGGCTGCCCTAAATGACTGTACTTTCGCGAGGTAGCTAGGCCGATCGTTTGTCGTGAATGGCATAATATGGCAACCATCAGGATCTATCATTCCGGTGACCAGGCAAAGGTTGGAGTCGAACCCGAGTGCATTATCGCGTGCCTCATCGTTGCGTCGAATCATTTTCTCCTTCTTAGATCTCTCAGTCGCTGCCTCTGATGCCATCTCGGATTCTGATTTGGGTGGTGGGACACTGAGTTTCGAGGTAGAGGCTTTGGATgcgtctcttctctccttctgACGAGCCTTCTGTGCAGCTATTCGGCGCGCTGCCTCCTCTAGGTCAACAAACTTGTTGCGGTCTTGAAGAACTATCTCGAGTCAGTCTCTCATAACATGCAAATATCAGTGATAACCAAGTAACTCACAAAAGTTGAAGAGCTCATTGAGCTGGTCAAGGTACATCGCAGGCGAGTCGCGACTCGTAAAGTCCTCCAAATCTTGGAGCGGCATCAGGATGAGCACTGAGAATTGCAATGCCGAAAATTCCCAAGACGTGTCTGAGCGAGTAGCCCGTTGGTCTCTCCGTATTCTTTCAATAGCCTCAAGCCGCCGTTGGTAGTCTTCCAATGGAACGAGCTGGGTGGGTCGTTGATAGTCTGGCCGCCATGCAAGAAGATTGCGTGCCCACTGGACAACCTCGGGCTGGTCCTTGTAATGCTCGGCGAACTCGCTGAAGGGGTCTGGGGCTGGCTCCATCGTCTCGGCGCTGGACAGAGGGAGGGGATCTTGGTAGAATGGGtgaaaaaagaagaggcagTATTACGCCCTTGCTTGCAGGGCTAGGCGACAAGGATCAGGGTGAACAAAGAAGCCTGGGAGAATGGGGAGATGAGCAGAAGAATGGCTTAGGCCCCGACCGGCGAGAGAAAAATCCGAGGTGGGTTTTTAGAGAGTTGATCCGCGGTTGCCTGAGGTTTGCAGGCGTCAACAAGCTTCGTTTGATTTCTATTGTTGCCTGGAGTGAATCAGACATTGACGAAGTCAAAACTCATTTTCACTCGTTTTTGCTTTCTAAAAAGGCCGGGCTGCTAATCTAGCCAATTAAGCATAGGCATTAGGTAGTCAAAGCGCCAAAGTTGCTCTGTGGCTCAGTGGAGGGCCTTATACATTATGTTCAAAGTTGATGTGTACGAGCCAAGGTTTGGTAATTTGCCGAGATGTTACATTTAAGCTCTAATCTACCTAAATCTCGCCGTAACCCTCCTCCATAACCCAAACGTTTCCACCTTCACGACCGAAACCTTCTTTCTCCTACAGCTTAAGTCACCCCTGGGACTCAACAACTTGAAAACTTTGATCCCTTCTTCGTTGACTCATGCCAAAATGCGCATAATTATACGTTGCGCAGGAGGTTCCCTATCTCAGGGAAGACCGCAGGGATACTTCGACAGGAACGACGTCCGCCATCAGCCACGCAAACGAAGGATAAGGGCCTTCACTGGCAACAGGACCACCAATGCCGCCACGTAAACCAAGAATAAGGGCCTTCGCAAAATGGCTGGGTATTTTAACCCCTATGCCACACAACTTGTCACACGCAAATCAAGCGCCTTGCTCAAGCATGGTGGCAGCAACATGTAATAGAGAGCTAGGATGGTAGATAAAACCGAATTAAGGGCCTTCAAGCCCAAGTCCCACGTCCAAGAAAAATGATTCTTTCCCACCGCCAATCCAAAATGAAGAAATTCACGAGAATTCACATGAGCTTACCGGCTTAACTGCGGCTCAAACAGGACGCATTGTTGAAAAATTCAACCATAATGGCATTGCAAACGCGACAGTAAATCAGCCACGTCCTTCGGTTAGTGATAATTGTCATCGCTGGTTTAAGAAATATGACGTCAGGGAGAAACGAGAACCCAAGGCCCTCAAAATCAAATTCTGTTTGGATAATCTACGTTCGAATGCATGGGCTCACAGTTGGGAAATGTCACTCGCAGACTCGTCATTGCAGacaataataaaaaaaatgtCTCTTCGCTTCTTAGGTCATATTGACGGTTGGgtattaggtattatttgCCAACTGTATAGATATGTGTGTTATTCATCGACAATCTTATGTCCACAATAACCTTCGAGCTTCTATCGTCTGCGCATCCATGAACCAGCTGCCCGGCGTAGATATTCCTTCGAGACGAATCTCCCACGTTCCATGCACCACGTGTGCAATCCAAAGATTAAGTATGACTTCAAGTCGGATGTTGCCTCTTTGTCCCCACGGCCGACGCCCATCGAATCGGATTGGATTCATCGCACCTTGAGTAGTGACTAGATCCGTTCCATCCCCGTCCGATGTGGGCTGCACAAATGTCGTATATAGGCCAGGATGCTCGTACAATGCCGTGTCAGTCAATGGGAGATGGTCTTCTCCGTCAAACAAGTGTCGATCCTCACTCTTCACTATAGGACCAGCGGTAGAGGGTAGTATGAGTGATATCATCTCAAATCCACCATCTTGTTCGATCTGCAGGCGACGGCTTGTGGGGGGCTCTACCCCGTAGGTGGCGGCAAAGGTTTCCGGTGTAAAGGCCGTGATCCCGGGTGCGACATACTTGAAAGAAGGGCGTTTCGTGGCACAGAGGAAGGCCCTCGCAAAGGAGCTTAGCCGGAATTTGCTGACCAGGTCGACGGACAGGGGATCCAGAAGAGGTGACCTGGGTGTGCCCTCAGGCAGGCGAGACTGGATGACCTCAAGTAAGCATTCCCAGTGACGAAGAGTCGTAGTTAGATCCTGAGGCGTCCAAGATACGTAGGAAACCGCCTCTCTAGACCGGTACCAGCCGGTTTCACCTCCCCAGGTGAACTTTCCGAGTTTCCACATGTCCAAAGCCTTTCGCAGAGCTAGCTCGAGCGGGACCCATTGGTTATCGGGCGGAAATCCACCACAACCGCAGAGGCGAGTCCAGTAGGCCAAGTCAGTATCAAGATTGAAGTAAAGAGCGCCGTCCATTTTTGGCGTGTTAGTCTCGTCTCCGTACAACAGAATAATGCGCCGGTCTTCCAACTCTTGGAACTTGTCGTCAAACCACCACGGGTCGGGCTGGCAGAACTCGGCTGTCAACGGGAGATGGTTGGGTTTGTAGCTATCGATCAACGACAGAAATGTGTAGAGCGGCTCCTCTTCAGGGATGTCAAAGGGGGGTTTCTCTGGTGGTAAACTGCGCCATCGTGCCAGCATGTCACGTTTGACTTCTTGAACTGCATCGGGGATTCTTGAGATTGCTTTTGCGAGAAGTTGGTTATGAAGCTCGGCGCACCGGACTGGGTCGAAGGATGCATCCATGGCGAGTAAAAATCATAACTCAAAGGAGGTTACGGTAAGGTTAAAGTTCAAGACGGTGAGAGAAACTGAAAATAAACGACGCGGCCGAAGTTGAGCCGAATAAACCAGTCATTCAAAGAATCCAAACAGCCAATACAATCTAGTTCAGCCGCTATGTAAGTGTCTGTGTCTTTTCTAGAATCTATTTTGCATTCTATGCATCAGCAAGTCTTCACCTCTAGATCTTGGTTACCTTCTTCCCACGGCCCCTAAAGCCCCAGCCAATCTGGTTTGCCATCTTCACCTCGACACCTAGTTCCCGAGCAAATGCATCAACCAGGCCAGGGTTCTGCTGGAACCACCGTCCAGCCATGACCACGTCAATGCCAGACTGCAACACCTCCTCAGCGAGGGTACCAGTCTTGATGCCTCCAACAGCAGAAACGAGCACTTTGTCTCCCACGGCCTTCTTAATCGCCTGGGCCAGATGGACCTGATAACCGGGTCCTGGCCTGATGGCGATAGCAGACTTTGCGTGGATACCGCCAGAGCTGACGTCGACCAAATCAACACCTCGATCGGCCAACAAGGATGCAAGCTGTCCTGACTGGTCAACTGTCCAGCTCTCCGGAAACTCTTGCTTCAGCTTTTCGTCGAATTCGAACCAATCCGTAGCGCTGATGCGGACAAAGAGCGGCATGGTTTCCGGAATGACGGCTCGAATCCGCTCCACAATCTCCAACAAAAGTCTCGTTCTGTTCTCAAAACTTCCTCCATAGGCATCTGTCCGGCGGTTGCTGACAGGGCTCAAGAATTGATGCAGTAGATATCCATGGGCCGCGTGAATCTCAAGGACATCGAAACCAGCCTTGACCGCCCTTTGTGCAGCCTCTGCATAGGCCGTCTTCAGCTCTTCAATCTCCTCCGCGGTCAGAGCCTTGGGGACTGGGTTGACTCCCTCGACTTGGGGAATTGCTGAAGGAGCAACGATTTCGTCTGGCCATCCACCACCTTCTTTGACAGCCACGCCATTGCCTCTCAACCAAGGTGTGACGCCACTGCCTTTGCGACCCGCGTGCTGTAGTTGAATGCCAATCTTTTGACTCTGACTGTGCGCGAACTCGACGATACGTTTCAGCGGCTCGATGTGACCATCTTCCCAGATGCCGAGGTCTTCGGGTGTACTGCGACCCAAGCGCTGCACAGCGGTCGCCTCGGCAATCGCTAGCCCTGGACCACGTTGAATGATGCCACCGAGATGGGTCAAGTGCCAATCAGTTGCGTATCCATTATCGGCCGAATACTGACACAGAGGGGAGAGAAAAAGGCGGTTGGGGAATGTGACGCCGCGGATTGTGATGGGAGTGAAGAGCTTGGTGGATCCGTTGAGTTGCGTGCCTGCGGGGGGATCTTGGGCTGGCGTGTAGTAGGAAATGCCCTGGGCAGCGACGTTTTCAATTCTTTCTGGCGCCATGGTTTTGGTCTAAGTACTTGTTCACGATCAAAGAATCAGTGAAGCAGAGGCACGCCTTTCGATTTGTACTGAAGTTGGTAACGAATGATTCGTGCCATCAGGTTTTtgtgttgagcttcttgcagACATGACTAATATGCCTACCGAGGCACCGAGGAAGAGAGCCCGAACTGATTACTAATATCGTCCAGTTGTGGAACTTCCTAACCTAGAGCCAGCCAGTCTTGATGTGCGATTTTGGACTCGGGGAGCAACAGTCGATCACATCATGGAGCTTCCCCTCTTGCGACTATGTACCCAAGTGGGTTGGTTGTTGCCCTGATTCGCTCAATACGATCATCGTCACCCTATCTTGGACTTTGCTTGGTAATGCTTTGGCCTTCTATGTATTTGTACTACTATTCAAGTAGCAGCGTGCAGGGGTTGGACCTTGGGTAGAGCCATGACACAAGTACCTcggtaataataagaaatctaatttataaaaagccgTTGACCATTACATTGAGAAAGTATACCAAAGCTACAGAGATCAGGTATCACGATCTTTGTATGAAACTCTAACCTAAGAACTGGTTTGCACGCTCAACTCGCCTTTAAGAGCTCATCTGATGCATCATAGCGCGGTTATCAGAGTCGAGGGAAGACGGGTACCAAAATGCTATTATGACCTACGAAAGTGTTATTTACGGGCAAATTTATATTTTGTCTTTCTTTTGAGAACGAACCCACTAGAAATATGGGAATATTAGCGTTAATGCAAGGTCCCGTAGTCATATAGCTACCGTCATCAGACCAACGAACTCGGCGAGCCAACTTTGACCAAAGCAAAAACCAATATACATAATGAAGGATTGAGAGATTGCTACCAGCACAGTGCATTTTTCTACACGTCTAACAAATGCTTGAGTATCCCGTGAAAAAGCTACCCGGTAGCCCGAGATCAGTGGCAATTCTGGAACTAGACATCACTGCTAAATAAGACAATATGATCAGTCACGGGATGATCCTTCGGGCCGCCGGCAGCGGAAAGATGCAATCTCCATCTTTGACGGAGACAACAAGTGGAGGAGGTCCCGCGATCTCAGCCAGAGGGAGGCAGCGGATGTGTCTTGCTTCATAATAGGTGTTCAGGGTCCGAGACACCTGACTCTACTACGGGAATTCCGGGACGAGCGGCCAATATTTACTTGAGAAGATAGTATTGGCTCATATCGCGGCAGAGAAGGCCCGATATGCTCGAGACAGAATTTGTCTGAGGACGGAGAATTTTCTCCTTCAGTTTTGACAAATATCATCCCTAGGGACTAtcattaaactataaatactcAGGAAACGAAGGTAATATGAACTTGATAATCACCAAGCTTTCGCACTATTCACTGATCTCTAACACTCTTCTACTTTCCACCAAAAGAACACCAACTTCATCATGAAGCCCGTCATCCTCGCTACCGCCTTCGCCACGCTCCTGACTCCAGTTGTCTCACGTTGCTCCATGGATAACCGCTGGTGCTACTGGATCGGAACCGCTCCCTTCTGCGAAAGCACCAAGTTCAATATTGGAGAGATTGACGAGACCGGCAAAGTCCTCAAGGCCTGGACCAAGGATAAGGACCGCGCAGATCTCTGTACTCGTTTCAACCATGATGGCGATAGGCCTAGCGAGAACTGCTGCAATGACTACGGATCAAGCTGCTGGAGCGGATACAAGAGGCTTTGGTGTGAGGTTGATGAGTAGGGGTTGGTATGCGGCTCTTGTGATGAGGCCATATGAGCTAACGCAAATAGGATTTCCTTATTGAGTTGGGGGAAAGGCGTGCTGAGTCACTCTGGGCTGCTGGGCAATTCCTTTGTACGTAGAAAAAGGGTCAGAGGCGGCGAGGGCCTCcaatcatcatcaccttcATCACGGTCAACGGGAAAGGAGCAGCTTTTGGGCTCTTTCATTGGCCAAATCTTCATTACTATTAATCGATTAATTGCCCTCACTATTTAATATTGCATTTACCTCATTgagaagtatataagattactCTTTTAAAAGTCACCTAGAAGGTAAGGAGGCGTTTTCTTCTGCCTGTGGTTGGGTGTGTTCTGTTTCTCTAATAAATTACGAGTACAGTTAGGTCAGTCCTAACTATAAGAGGAGCAGGAATTACTAGACGTGGCTctgtatttaattagattttaAAAGACTTGATAAATAACTCTATGGTCCATTCTTGTTTTCCCTTAGTCCTCTATAAGCCACCCAGAGCCCTAGGTATGCCACTTAGCTCTCGCTACTGTTCTAGATATCTATATTCGCTTACTAGCTATGATTCGTTTTTGGATAAACCAGGCTGCCCCGGACTGTATAAATAAGGTAGACTCTATTGAAACTACAATGATTAACGACTCCGAGAGTCCTAGTTCAACCCTCCGGACTCCCACCTAGTTCTTGTTGACTTTCTTCCAAGATTCCCTACTGGACACCTTGTTCCACCAAGCGCCATGGTTCTTGCGCTCCTGAAAGGCTTGCCCCTCGTCAGCCTGATGAAGAGCATTCACAGCTGGCATGTAGAATATATCCACAACAGTAAAGTCAGGGCCACCGAGATAGCTCTGCTTGGACAGGATCTTATCCATGACGTCGAGTTTAGCGTGGAGCTTTTCAACACCAGCCTTGGTCGCAACCTCATCCGAAGGTATCCCAAAAGCCCTGTCGGTGTTAGAAAAGACAGCCGTGCCCTGACTTGTATTCAAGCACTTACGGGTTGAAAAGCTTCAGCCACAAAACTTGAAGGGCGGCATCAAAAACTGAGAGTATTCCACGGAGGCGAACTGCTCGAAGATGGCCCAACCTTGGGCATCGTCAACAGCAGGGAGGAGGTCGATTCCATGACTGCGGTATTGGGAGGCTAGGTAACGACCAATCGCTCTGGACTCTGCAGTAACGTTAGACTTGGACTACCCATCACCATGTGGCCATGTAGTGTGGCCGTCTAGTGCAAGCACTTACCATAGAGATGGAGCGAGCCATCTTCGAGGGCCGGAATCTGCCCAAATGGCATTCTCTCTTCATAGGGCGCCCGCTAGTGACATTAGAGTGCAGCCAAAATGCTTAGGTTGGAAAAGTTCACCTTTTGTTCTCCGGCCATGAAATCAACGTTGACAAATTCATACTCGATGCCTTTCTCTGCCAAAACGAGCAGAACGCGGCGAGTGCACAAGGAAGCCGGGTGGCCGTAGAGCTTCAGAGTCATTGTGGAATGAGCTGAAAATGACGATTGGTGTCTGTCTTGATATCTTGGTTTTGTGTCGACACAGGAATAGTGTTGCTGGTGAATGATTCCATGGGCATAGTGTTGGCCCTTTATAGCAAGGTTGTTTGGTGGCTCTAGCATCGTGCTTTTGCTTCTATCGCTGTAAGCTGTGGTTTTAGGCCTCCTTGTTGATTGCTAA
The window above is part of the Fusarium falciforme chromosome 3, complete sequence genome. Proteins encoded here:
- a CDS encoding Oxidored-FMN domain-containing protein encodes the protein MAPERIENVAAQGISYYTPAQDPPAGTQLNGSTKLFTPITIRGVTFPNRLFLSPLCQYSADNGYATDWHLTHLGGIIQRGPGLAIAEATAVQRLGRSTPEDLGIWEDGHIEPLKRIVEFAHSQSQKIGIQLQHAGRKGSGVTPWLRGNGVAVKEGGGWPDEIVAPSAIPQVEGVNPVPKALTAEEIEELKTAYAEAAQRAVKAGFDVLEIHAAHGYLLHQFLSPVSNRRTDAYGGSFENRTRLLLEIVERIRAVIPETMPLFVRISATDWFEFDEKLKQEFPESWTVDQSGQLASLLADRGVDLVDVSSGGIHAKSAIAIRPGPGYQVHLAQAIKKAVGDKVLVSAVGGIKTGTLAEEVLQSGIDVVMAGRWFQQNPGLVDAFARELGVEVKMANQIGWGFRGRGKKVTKI